One genomic region from Vibrio sp. STUT-A11 encodes:
- a CDS encoding LuxR C-terminal-related transcriptional regulator — protein MEYHTTGNIILVTEGSLQSSLLKDVLETKLGISVILLTPENLTSRSLQDQPISAIILDFSILTDETLLLYRNFKESEFAGIREILINCDRAISTEELFLWNTLVGIFYTSDDVQMLQTGIDKILQGDMWFSRKFSQQYITHLRQNSKPVYKQAPSILTKRELQIITFLAMGASNQQIAKQLFVSENTVKTHLHNIFKKIEVKNRVQALIWAKENISEYSIPI, from the coding sequence ATGGAGTATCACACGACAGGGAATATCATTTTAGTTACTGAGGGAAGTTTACAATCATCTTTATTGAAGGATGTTTTGGAAACCAAACTCGGCATAAGCGTTATTTTGCTAACGCCCGAAAACCTTACTAGCCGATCGCTTCAAGATCAGCCCATTTCAGCCATTATCTTAGACTTCAGTATTCTGACCGATGAAACGCTTTTGCTATACCGGAACTTTAAAGAGTCAGAGTTTGCGGGTATTCGAGAAATTCTGATTAACTGCGATAGGGCGATCTCTACGGAAGAGCTTTTTCTTTGGAACACGCTAGTGGGCATTTTTTATACTTCTGATGATGTTCAAATGCTACAAACGGGTATTGATAAGATCTTACAGGGTGACATGTGGTTCAGCCGTAAATTTTCTCAGCAATACATTACTCATCTTCGTCAGAACAGCAAGCCAGTATACAAACAAGCCCCAAGTATATTAACTAAAAGAGAACTGCAAATAATCACTTTTCTTGCCATGGGAGCGTCGAATCAACAAATCGCTAAACAGTTGTTTGTTAGTGAAAATACCGTGAAGACTCACTTGCACAACATCTTTAAAAAAATAGAAGTAAAGAATAGAGTTCAGGCACTCATTTGGGCAAAGGAAAATATTTCTGAGTATTCTATACCTATTTAA
- a CDS encoding restriction endonuclease subunit S — protein MNDFEQELEQISQEVSQEEEVKLPSLEEQKAIAAELKKLEAEGKLTPEILEQYFGKFNQKNAVPIH, from the coding sequence ATGAATGATTTCGAACAAGAGCTAGAGCAAATCTCCCAAGAGGTCTCTCAGGAAGAAGAAGTGAAGCTACCTTCGCTAGAAGAGCAGAAGGCAATAGCCGCAGAACTGAAAAAGCTAGAAGCAGAAGGCAAATTGACGCCAGAGATTCTAGAACAGTATTTCGGCAAGTTTAACCAAAAGAATGCAGTGCCAATTCACTAA
- a CDS encoding VWA domain-containing protein → MTEQTLATSLSQWLNIEFVWWWALILLPLPLLVYKLLPQESQQAEIKLAYLPDNTHSNKPKQKLQKTLSIAIWTLLIIACARPVWFGDPIEFQPKYRDLMLVVDLSGSMQKEDMNLDGEFTDRLTAVKKVLSDFVAKRKGDRLGVVLFGNHAYLQTPLTADRQAVIQQINQTVIGLVGQSTAMGDGIGLGTKTFVDSNAPQRVMVLLSDGGNTAGVLDPIEAAEIAKKYNATIYTVGVGAGEMMVKEFFMTRKVDTAADLDEKTLTKIAEVTGGQYFRARDAEQLEAIYETINQLEPVSSDTQTWRPQSEWFRYPLSAALGLSVLLFLLRRKHG, encoded by the coding sequence GTGACTGAGCAAACCTTAGCAACCAGCCTTAGCCAATGGTTGAATATTGAATTTGTCTGGTGGTGGGCACTGATTTTACTGCCCCTACCCTTGCTTGTTTACAAGCTGCTGCCACAAGAAAGCCAGCAAGCAGAGATTAAACTAGCTTATTTGCCAGACAATACACACAGCAACAAGCCGAAACAAAAGCTGCAAAAAACCTTGTCCATTGCTATATGGACGTTATTAATCATCGCCTGTGCACGACCAGTTTGGTTTGGCGATCCAATAGAGTTTCAACCAAAATACCGAGACTTAATGCTGGTCGTTGACCTTTCAGGTTCAATGCAAAAAGAAGACATGAATTTGGACGGTGAGTTTACCGACCGGCTTACCGCTGTAAAAAAAGTCTTATCTGATTTCGTCGCGAAGCGTAAAGGCGATCGCTTAGGTGTTGTATTGTTTGGCAATCATGCCTATTTACAGACACCCCTTACCGCAGATCGACAAGCAGTCATACAACAGATCAATCAAACCGTTATTGGCTTAGTTGGGCAAAGCACCGCAATGGGTGACGGCATTGGTTTAGGCACCAAAACATTTGTCGATAGTAACGCACCTCAGCGAGTGATGGTTTTGCTCAGTGACGGCGGAAATACCGCAGGCGTATTGGACCCTATTGAGGCGGCAGAAATCGCTAAGAAATACAACGCGACGATTTATACCGTGGGCGTGGGTGCCGGTGAAATGATGGTCAAAGAGTTTTTTATGACTCGAAAAGTCGATACCGCAGCCGATCTCGATGAAAAGACGCTGACCAAAATTGCCGAAGTCACGGGTGGTCAATATTTCCGCGCCAGAGATGCCGAGCAGCTTGAGGCCATCTACGAAACGATTAATCAATTAGAACCTGTCTCTAGCGACACCCAAACGTGGCGCCCTCAATCCGAATGGTTCCGCTACCCGTTAAGTGCTGCATTGGGACTGTCCGTGTTGTTATTCTTGCTAAGGAGAAAACATGGCTGA
- a CDS encoding MoxR family ATPase, with protein sequence MHKSNFETLQRYLESQIIGQQDLVKQLLIALLADGHILVEGPPGLAKTRAVKSLSDCVEGDFHRIQFTPDLLPADLTGTDIFRPETGEFTFQSGPIFNSLILADEINRAPAKVQAAMLEAMAEKQVTAGRHTYALPELFLVMATQNPIEQEGTYPLPEAQLDRFLLHLEVNYPDAEHELAILRINRGEAKGEAAIERPSISQQDIFTARKEVLDIHMAETIEQYIVRLVMATRQASEYDSELDKWLAMGVSPRATIALDRCARAHAWLKGRDFVSPEDVQTMAYPVLRHRLLLSYHAQAEGISANQVIDKLLNLVGSA encoded by the coding sequence ATGCATAAATCTAACTTCGAAACGCTTCAACGATACCTCGAGTCTCAAATCATTGGCCAACAGGACTTGGTCAAACAATTGTTGATCGCCCTTCTTGCTGACGGACACATTTTGGTTGAAGGACCGCCAGGGCTGGCAAAAACCCGAGCCGTTAAATCACTCTCAGACTGCGTTGAAGGTGATTTCCACCGTATTCAGTTCACTCCCGATTTGCTGCCTGCCGATTTAACTGGTACGGATATCTTCCGACCAGAAACTGGAGAATTTACGTTTCAGTCTGGTCCTATCTTCAACTCACTCATTCTGGCCGACGAGATCAACCGTGCGCCCGCTAAAGTTCAGGCAGCCATGCTTGAAGCCATGGCCGAGAAACAAGTAACCGCCGGGCGCCACACCTATGCTTTGCCAGAACTATTCTTAGTCATGGCAACGCAGAACCCGATCGAACAAGAAGGGACTTACCCACTTCCGGAAGCCCAGTTAGACCGCTTTTTGTTGCATTTAGAAGTGAATTATCCGGATGCCGAACACGAACTGGCAATATTGCGTATCAACCGTGGGGAAGCAAAAGGCGAAGCCGCAATCGAACGTCCAAGTATCAGCCAACAAGATATCTTCACCGCGCGTAAAGAGGTGCTTGATATTCATATGGCAGAAACTATCGAGCAATACATCGTGCGTCTGGTGATGGCGACACGTCAAGCCAGCGAGTATGACAGCGAACTGGATAAGTGGTTAGCAATGGGTGTCAGCCCCCGAGCGACGATCGCGTTAGACCGATGTGCTCGAGCTCACGCTTGGCTCAAAGGGCGTGACTTTGTTTCACCAGAAGACGTACAGACCATGGCATACCCAGTGCTGCGTCACCGTTTGCTGCTGAGCTACCACGCACAAGCCGAAGGCATCAGTGCCAATCAAGTCATTGATAAGCTACTTAACCTTGTTGGCAGCGCATAA
- a CDS encoding DUF58 domain-containing protein: MSAKEPLPPHANGVTLTLEELLHHRTQSIRWLPPAQSIWSQMSGSHTSRQKGRGMDFMEVRQYQAGDDIRSIDWRVTARTGKAHTKLFAEDKEQAVILYIDLSSSLYFGSKYVLKSVQLAHFASVLIWLTLAKKDRIGAVIDDGHQCLEFRPSSLQKQGLRILHAILNIHNEQLSLLAENGSRSMPYSQVFETLHTLTPKGSELILLSDFSQTGEKELTQLRRLKQHNSVRAIQFFDPLEKGETDFRGQVKASDGRRSQWFNFGSKGERSELESHFAAHQESIKQLCHSMAIPFNSLTSGSPLIQQLS; this comes from the coding sequence ATGTCAGCAAAAGAGCCATTGCCACCTCATGCGAATGGGGTGACATTAACCTTAGAAGAACTGCTGCATCATCGGACCCAATCGATCCGATGGTTACCACCAGCGCAAAGTATTTGGTCACAGATGAGCGGTAGCCATACCAGTCGGCAGAAAGGTCGTGGTATGGACTTTATGGAAGTACGCCAATATCAGGCCGGAGATGACATTCGCAGTATTGATTGGCGCGTCACCGCACGCACGGGCAAAGCGCACACTAAATTGTTCGCTGAAGACAAAGAGCAAGCGGTGATTTTATACATCGACTTGAGTTCAAGTCTTTACTTTGGCTCAAAGTATGTACTGAAGTCCGTTCAACTGGCCCATTTTGCCAGTGTATTAATCTGGCTAACGCTGGCGAAGAAAGACCGCATTGGGGCTGTCATTGACGACGGGCATCAATGCCTGGAGTTTCGTCCGTCTTCCCTTCAAAAACAGGGCTTGCGTATCCTACATGCCATACTAAACATACATAATGAACAGCTGTCGCTCTTAGCAGAAAATGGAAGCCGTTCGATGCCTTATTCACAAGTATTCGAAACACTCCACACGCTCACACCTAAGGGCAGTGAGCTAATTTTGCTGAGTGATTTCTCACAAACGGGTGAAAAAGAGCTGACTCAATTGCGTCGGCTGAAACAACACAACTCTGTTCGAGCCATTCAGTTTTTTGACCCATTAGAAAAGGGAGAAACGGACTTTCGAGGACAAGTAAAAGCGTCTGATGGTCGTCGTAGTCAGTGGTTCAACTTTGGTTCCAAAGGAGAGAGAAGTGAGCTCGAATCGCACTTTGCAGCTCATCAGGAATCCATCAAACAACTATGCCATTCGATGGCGATTCCATTTAACAGCCTAACTAGTGGCTCTCCATTAATCCAGCAACTAAGCTAG
- a CDS encoding VWA domain-containing protein has translation MAEFIFLHPLWLIGLIAIPIALTVNKKLTGKRSALIAPHLAKVLGNSAQSKHYFALWGISWALACIALAGPSWQSNQRPSFKLSQNRILVLDMSRSMYATDIKPNRLAQTRYKALDLLPNWKEGSTGLIAYAGDAYNLSPLTTDSNTLAGIIENLSPDLMPFQGSNLPSAIQLALNQFSQAGTNQGDIIVLADDLEDSELTNSLNLLKGKKFRVSVLAIGTANGAPITLPSGSQLKNNQGATVIAKTNLKNLQKLANETDGLFIPIQYSNRDVESIASFTNNSGNNFSAKQNDEVQTGSRMNNGFWLLPLLLLPAALLFRRGVIWLFIAGLTPMTWTVKVEANPFLNENQQGAELYQQGEFEKAKSVFTDPNWKGAASYQSGDYEMAIKAFSDNPSFEGRYNLANSLAKNGQLEEAADLYKELIKEKPDFDSAKKNLSVVEEKLKQQQQQQQQQQQQQQQQQQQQQQQQQQQQQQQQQQQQQQQQQQQQQQQQQQQQQQQQQQQQQQQQQQQQQQQQQQQQQQQQQQQQQQQQQQQQQQQQQQQQQQQQQQQSQNDQDQEQGQQSQNQQDSEKKQENQKSEPERNHQKDDNTSEEDGQPMKVQAQPDQSQQDDPEFRRLEAVESARDPSFLIRAQMQLQAQQKQRPQQSQKEW, from the coding sequence ATGGCTGAGTTTATTTTCCTCCACCCGCTTTGGCTTATTGGCCTGATCGCTATCCCCATCGCGCTCACTGTGAATAAGAAATTGACGGGCAAAAGATCGGCACTTATTGCTCCTCACTTAGCGAAAGTGTTAGGGAATTCAGCGCAATCAAAGCACTACTTTGCTCTTTGGGGGATCTCATGGGCGTTAGCTTGCATTGCACTGGCTGGGCCAAGTTGGCAATCGAATCAACGACCAAGCTTCAAGTTGAGTCAGAATCGTATCTTAGTGCTCGATATGTCTCGCTCCATGTACGCGACAGATATCAAGCCAAACCGCTTAGCACAAACACGCTATAAGGCACTGGATTTACTACCGAACTGGAAAGAAGGCTCTACAGGGCTTATCGCCTACGCTGGTGATGCGTATAACTTGAGTCCTCTCACGACAGACTCAAACACGTTAGCTGGCATTATCGAGAACTTATCCCCTGACTTGATGCCTTTTCAAGGATCTAATCTGCCATCTGCAATTCAGTTGGCGTTAAATCAGTTTTCGCAAGCAGGAACCAATCAAGGTGACATTATTGTATTAGCCGATGATCTTGAGGATTCTGAACTAACCAACTCACTTAACCTGCTAAAAGGTAAAAAATTCCGTGTATCTGTCCTTGCAATAGGCACAGCAAATGGTGCACCGATTACGCTACCGAGTGGCTCCCAGCTCAAGAACAATCAAGGGGCAACGGTAATCGCGAAAACCAATTTAAAAAACCTACAGAAGCTTGCTAATGAAACGGATGGCCTGTTTATCCCGATTCAATATAGCAATCGTGATGTGGAATCCATCGCCTCTTTTACCAATAATTCCGGTAATAACTTTTCAGCGAAACAAAACGACGAAGTGCAAACTGGATCGAGAATGAATAATGGTTTTTGGTTATTGCCGTTACTGTTACTTCCTGCGGCTTTGCTTTTCCGTCGCGGCGTCATTTGGCTATTTATCGCCGGACTTACGCCAATGACCTGGACTGTTAAGGTTGAAGCAAACCCATTCTTAAATGAAAACCAGCAAGGTGCCGAGCTCTATCAACAAGGCGAATTTGAGAAGGCCAAAAGCGTGTTTACCGATCCAAATTGGAAAGGTGCAGCGAGTTACCAAAGCGGAGATTATGAAATGGCAATCAAAGCGTTTTCTGACAATCCATCATTTGAAGGGCGTTATAACCTCGCTAATTCTCTGGCGAAAAATGGTCAGCTCGAAGAAGCCGCGGACCTATACAAAGAATTGATCAAAGAAAAACCGGATTTCGACTCAGCGAAGAAAAACCTCTCGGTAGTAGAGGAGAAACTGAAGCAACAGCAGCAACAGCAGCAACAGCAGCAACAGCAGCAACAGCAGCAACAGCAGCAACAGCAGCAACAGCAGCAACAGCAGCAACAGCAGCAACAGCAGCAACAGCAGCAACAGCAGCAACAGCAGCAACAGCAGCAACAGCAGCAACAGCAGCAACAGCAGCAACAGCAGCAACAGCAGCAACAGCAGCAACAGCAGCAACAGCAGCAACAGCAGCAACAGCAGCAACAGCAGCAACAGCAGCAACAGCAGCAACAGCAGCAACAGCAGCAACAGCAGCAACAGCAGCAACAGCAGCAACAGCAGCAACAGCAGCAACAGTCTCAAAACGATCAGGATCAAGAGCAAGGACAACAGTCACAAAACCAGCAAGATTCTGAAAAGAAGCAAGAAAACCAAAAAAGTGAACCAGAACGCAACCATCAAAAAGACGACAATACGTCTGAGGAAGACGGTCAGCCGATGAAGGTACAGGCTCAACCAGACCAATCACAGCAGGATGATCCTGAATTCCGCCGTCTGGAAGCAGTAGAAAGCGCGCGAGATCCAAGCTTTCTGATTCGTGCACAAATGCAGCTGCAAGCGCAGCAAAAACAACGTCCGCAACAATCGCAAAAGGAGTGGTAA
- a CDS encoding DUF4381 domain-containing protein translates to MTTNNQSLNLEPLILPNAPDWLPLAWGWWALMTGIVLTILGVYLYFKWRTKRLLAKRTALKLLTNSVSPHTPSSALEILRQAALSYFPRQDIAPLTGAAWYEFLDYHTEESRFLDKQQQWQAALYQKSPQGEHQDLIEDCVFWVSHALPPKKKANTRD, encoded by the coding sequence ATGACAACAAATAACCAAAGCTTAAACCTAGAACCTCTAATTTTACCTAATGCTCCCGATTGGTTGCCACTCGCTTGGGGGTGGTGGGCGCTGATGACAGGCATTGTGTTAACGATTTTGGGCGTATATCTCTATTTCAAATGGCGTACTAAGCGTCTGCTCGCCAAACGTACCGCACTGAAGCTTCTGACAAACTCAGTCTCGCCTCATACCCCTTCTTCTGCTTTAGAGATCTTACGTCAGGCAGCGTTGAGTTACTTTCCTCGCCAAGATATTGCACCGCTTACTGGCGCAGCTTGGTATGAATTTCTTGATTACCATACCGAAGAGAGTCGATTCTTAGATAAACAACAACAGTGGCAGGCCGCCTTGTATCAGAAATCCCCTCAGGGAGAGCACCAGGATTTAATTGAAGACTGTGTTTTTTGGGTCAGCCACGCTTTGCCACCGAAGAAAAAGGCCAACACCCGTGACTGA
- a CDS encoding BatD family protein, whose product MMKKGVMLVFIFLTSLLLSMSATAQNLEASVNKTQAVKNEVINLRIMADTELSSDAIDFSVLDKDFFLGQPRYGRSSNNINGRKYLRTEWSISIAPMKEGVLTIPSFSVDGMSTEPIKLRVTASQTEPDLDDLFNFSMSVDNHTLYPQQSANLRMQLIIKADTRRLDNPKIIPPSIEGMKLEPVGEMQQGQQVMAGLEVTVVEQSFRLTADTAGTYTLNGPQLTGSYIYGDSLTGSTKVMPIKTNIEQMPITVKAIPAEFQGKWLPASALEMTQSWQDDEGNKLSPNELNKVKQGSSITRTIQIKARGTQAEFLPRIDMDYPTSLRVYPEQPQFATTRDGTLAMTVKQVIIPTEVGTFTLPGYTLNWWNSSQDAAKQATLSAIELDVEQSDMGLITLPETTLPQAPATTESPVPQSGVSELWRVLTFVFAGLWVITSIITVVVWKKRPQESKNREINSQTQLNVDGLKAVIKQGDAAKIERAINEYLDANRESLNSEVVEAVKHDLEVMNQARFSAQQQPWSSDSLLANISKLSKTKRTQSNPQLEKL is encoded by the coding sequence GTGATGAAAAAAGGCGTAATGCTGGTCTTTATTTTTTTGACCAGCCTGTTATTGAGTATGTCGGCAACGGCTCAAAATCTCGAAGCAAGTGTCAACAAAACTCAAGCCGTGAAAAACGAAGTCATCAACCTGAGAATCATGGCTGACACGGAGTTGAGTTCCGATGCGATCGATTTCAGTGTATTAGATAAAGACTTTTTCTTAGGGCAACCTCGCTATGGCCGATCCAGCAATAATATTAATGGGCGTAAATATTTACGTACCGAGTGGAGCATTTCTATCGCTCCGATGAAAGAAGGGGTGTTAACCATTCCTAGCTTTAGCGTGGACGGAATGAGTACTGAACCAATTAAATTGCGAGTAACCGCGAGTCAAACGGAACCTGATCTCGACGATCTGTTCAACTTCTCAATGAGCGTCGACAACCATACTTTATATCCGCAGCAATCGGCGAACCTGCGTATGCAGCTTATTATCAAGGCAGATACTCGTCGCTTGGACAACCCTAAGATCATTCCTCCCAGCATTGAAGGGATGAAACTCGAACCCGTTGGAGAAATGCAACAAGGTCAGCAAGTCATGGCTGGGCTTGAAGTGACGGTTGTAGAGCAATCTTTTCGTTTGACCGCGGATACTGCCGGCACTTACACGTTAAATGGTCCACAGCTGACAGGTTCGTACATTTACGGTGATAGCCTGACGGGTTCGACCAAGGTCATGCCAATCAAAACCAACATTGAACAAATGCCGATTACGGTCAAAGCCATTCCTGCGGAGTTTCAGGGGAAATGGTTGCCTGCCTCAGCGTTAGAGATGACGCAAAGTTGGCAAGACGACGAGGGTAACAAGTTATCGCCAAATGAACTGAATAAAGTAAAGCAAGGCTCTTCCATCACTCGCACTATTCAAATCAAGGCGCGTGGAACCCAAGCAGAGTTCTTACCTCGCATTGATATGGATTACCCAACGTCACTGCGTGTGTACCCAGAACAACCGCAGTTTGCAACAACGCGTGATGGCACGCTGGCCATGACAGTGAAACAAGTGATCATACCAACAGAAGTAGGCACTTTTACTCTGCCTGGCTATACCCTTAACTGGTGGAACAGTAGCCAGGACGCAGCCAAACAGGCAACACTATCGGCCATTGAGCTGGATGTAGAACAAAGTGATATGGGCTTGATCACCTTGCCAGAAACGACTCTGCCACAAGCGCCAGCAACGACAGAATCCCCGGTTCCTCAAAGTGGCGTCAGTGAACTATGGCGAGTGCTCACTTTTGTCTTTGCAGGACTGTGGGTAATAACATCCATCATCACGGTTGTGGTTTGGAAAAAGCGTCCGCAAGAAAGTAAAAATCGAGAGATAAATTCGCAAACTCAGCTAAACGTTGACGGACTTAAGGCTGTTATCAAGCAAGGCGATGCTGCCAAAATCGAAAGAGCCATTAACGAATATTTAGATGCAAACCGTGAATCGTTGAATTCAGAAGTCGTGGAAGCAGTAAAACACGATCTTGAAGTGATGAATCAGGCTCGTTTCAGCGCTCAACAACAGCCTTGGAGCTCAGATTCCCTGCTGGCCAATATCAGCAAGTTGTCCAAGACGAAAAGAACTCAATCTAATCCTCAGCTTGAAAAACTATAA